One stretch of Prunus persica cultivar Lovell chromosome G1, Prunus_persica_NCBIv2, whole genome shotgun sequence DNA includes these proteins:
- the LOC18793722 gene encoding TMV resistance protein N: protein MIMERTSTSFSSSTPQWKYDVFLSFRGEDTRKSFTDHLYTALERHGVLTFKDDPELQKGKAISPELFTAIQESRFALIVLSKNYASSTWCLDELLKILECMEAREAVLPIFYDVDRSDVRKQTRSFAEAFSKHEEKLRDDIEKVQMWRDALRKVTNFSGWDSKDRSESKLIKDIVEVVGKKLCPTLLSYVDDLVGIDSRLKPITSFLDARVDDVYFIGIWGMGGIGKTTIARVVYDRISHEFEYKMFLANVRNVYEKSGVPHLQKQLLSMVGMKMDDIWDAREGATLIRRFLRHKKVLLILDDVNHLDQLEYLAGKHEWFGSGSRVLITTRNEHLLIAHGVERRSKVEGLGNDEALQIFCRKAFRKAYPEENHLVLSSCVVNYAKGVPLALKVLGSFFYGKDTSAWKSAVDKLREVCNSEIMETLKLSYDGLDDDEKKIFLDIACFFNGKGKDRVRETLDACGLCSDIAIHVLVEKSLLTINPSGTLLMHDLLQDMGREIVRRESLDEPGKRSRLWRSEDVNHVLSKNTGTEAIEGIVLHQVEPRVVCANANSFSMMKRLRFLVINNVDLLNKLEYLPNSLRILDWLQFPLKSLPPSFNPKNLHELNMRNSCIEHLWKGMTPSYYLKMIDLSHSLNLVKTPDFRGIPSLERLILQGCIRLHEVDPSVVVLERLTLMNLKDCKNLVLLPSRVCGLKSLRVFNVFGCSKLEKLPEDLGHVESLEELDASGTAIREPPASIRLLKNLKVLSLCGFKGPSSNPWNVLLLPFRSLLRISSNPTTSSWLPCLSGLHSLTQLNLRDCNLSERAIPNDLGCLSSLTHLDVSRNAFVSLPKSICQLSRLEFLDVGHCQRLETLPELQSSIYYLEAYNCNSLVASGLDIIRLFANCLKQVKKLFRMGAEYIESECNYLHPGNEIPEWYNLKSAQLTGCSCELIVPGNEIPEWFNHKSVGSSSVSVELHPGWSTDYKWMGFALCVVFAIHGNRSLSSPRYPIYCQLSVNGGPFCWWPVAGCSLGSDQSGPDHLWLCHVPCHYFFFTELHTRLEFLFLVNESIVEVKKSGIRIAYEEDVKALIKQTYSRQSRVSICKEVLEFPNSDCQKASPSVSLSELESKSGGIATKRGLERCDDGARCSENGCINEEEPHPKRSKQH from the exons ATGATCATGGAAAGAACCTCtacatctttctcttcttcaactCCTCAATggaaatatgacgtctttctGAGTTTTAGAGGTGAAGACACTCGAAAGAGTTTTACAGACCACTTATACACTGCATTGGAACGTCACGGAGTACTAACTTTCAAGGATGACCCTGAACTTCAAAAAGGGAAAGCTATTTCTCCAGAACTTTTTACTGCAATTCAAGAATCGAGGTTTGCGCTCATTGTGCTGTCAAAAAATTATGCATCATCAACTTGGTGTTTGGATGAACTTTTAAAGATTCTTGAATGCATGGAAGCAAGAGAAGCAGTGCTACCAATTTTTTATGATGTCGATCGCTCTGATGTACGAAAGCAAACAAGAAGTTTTGCAGAAGCCTTCAGCAAACATGAAGAAAAGCTGAGAGATGACATAGAGAAGGTGCAAATGTGGAGAGATGCTTTAAGGAAAGTGACAAATTTCTCTGGATGGGATTCAAAGGACAG GTCTGAATCAAAGCTCATCAAAGATATTGTTGAAGTGGTAGGGAAAAAACTGTGTCCTACATTGTTAAGTTATGTTGACGACTTAGTTGGAATTGATTCAAGATTGAAACCAATCACTTCGTTTTTAGATGCGAGGGTGGATGATGTTTACTTTATTGGGATATGGGGTATGGGGGGTATTGGTAAGACAACTATTGCCAGGGTTGTTTATGATAGAATCTCTCATGAATTTGAATACAAAATGTTTCTTGCCAATGTTAGAAATGTTTATGAAAAAAGTGGTGTACCTCACCTACAAAAGCAACTTCTTTCCATGGTTGGGATGAAAATGGACGACATATGGGATGCTCGTGAAGGAGCCACATTGATAAGGAGGTTTCTACGTCACAAAAAGGTTCTTCTAATTCTTGATGATGTGAACCATTTGGACCAGTTAGAATATTTGGCTGGAAAGCATGAGTGGTTTGGTTCTGGGAGTAGAGTTCTCATTACAACTAGAAATGAGCACTTGTTAATTGCACATGGTGTGGAGAGAAGATCTAAGGTGGAAGGATTAGGTAATGATGAAgctcttcaaattttttgtagGAAAGCCTTTAGAAAAGCTTACCCCGAAGAAAACCATCTTGTTTTGTCAAGTTGTGTTGTGAATTATGCCAAAGGTGTTCCATTAGCTCTTAAAGTCTTGGGCTCTTTTTTCTATGGAAAAGATACAAGTGCATGGAAGAGTGCGGTGGATAAACTAAGAGAAGTTTGTAATTCGGAAATTATGGAGACACTTAAACTAAGTTATGATGGTCTAGAtgatgatgagaagaaaatttttCTAGACATTGCATGTTTCTTTAATGGGAAGGGCAAAGATCGAGTAAGAGAAACACTGGATGCTTGCGGTTTATGTTCAGATATTGCAATACATGTCCTTGTTGAGAAATCCCTCTTAACTATTAATCCATCTGGCACTCTATTGATGCATGATTTGCTTCAAGACATGGGCCGGGAAATTGTCCGTCGAGAATCTCTTGATGAGCCAGGCAAGCGCAGTAGGTTGTGGCGTAGTGAAGATGTCAATCATGTATTGAGCAAAAATACA GGAACAGAAGCAATAGAAGGTATTGTTCTGCACCAAGTTGAGCCAAGGGTGGTGTGTGCAAATGCTAATTCCTTCTCAATGATGAAAAGACTAAGATTCCTTGTTATCAATAATGTGGACCTCTTAAACAAGCTTGAATATCTTCCCAATAGTTTACGGATTCTTGACTGGCTCCAATTTCCTCTAAAATCTTTGCCACCATCTTTCAATCCAAAGAATCTACATGAACTCAACATGCGTAATAGCTGCATTGAACATCTTTGGAAGGGAATGACG CCTTCTTACTATTTGAAAATGATTGATCTCAGCCATTCTTTAAATCTGGTAAAGACCCCGGACTTTAGAGGTATCCCGTCTCTTGAGCGTCTGATTCTTCAAGGTTGTATACGATTACATGAGGTAGACCCATCTGTTGTGGTGCTTGAAAGACTTACTTTGATGAACTTGAAAGATTGCAAAAACCTTGTGCTTCTTCCAAGCAGAGTATGTGGCTTAAAATCTCTCAgagtttttaatgtttttggtTGCTCAAAGCTTGAGAAATTGCCTGAAGACTTGGGCCATGTTGAGAGTTTGGAAGAGCTTGATGCGAGTGGAACTGCTATACGAGAACCACCTGCCTCAATTCGGCTTTTGAAAAACCTTAAAGTATTATCTCTCTGTGGATTTAAAGGACCATCATCAAATCCATGGAATGTTCTGCTTTTACCTTTCCGGTCATTGCTGAGAATAAGTTCAAATCCTACAACTAGTTCGTGGTTGCCTTGTTTATCTGGTTTGCATTCTTTGACACAACTGAACCTAAGGGACTGCAATCTCTCGGAACGAGCAATTCCCAATGATCTTGGCTGCCTGTCCTCATTAACACATTTAGATGTAAGTAGAAATGCATTTGTTAGCCTCCCCAAGAGCATCTGTCAACTTTCTCGACTTGAATTTCTTGACGTGGGGCATTGCCAGAGACTTGAAACATTGCCAGAGCTTCAGTCTAGTATATACTATCTTGAAGCTTATAATTGTAATTCATTAGTAGCATCTGGTCTGGACATCATTAGACTCTTTGCTAACTGTCTCAAACAGGTGAAGAAGCTATTCCGTATGGGTGCGGAATATATTGAATCTGAATGTAATTATCTTCATCCTGGAAATGAAATTCCAGAGTGGTACAATCTTAAAAGTGCACAACTTACCGGATGTAGTTGTGAATTAATTGTTCCTGGAAATGAAATTCCAGAGTGGTTCAATCATAAAAGTGTGGGGTCTTCATCAGTAAGTGTAGAGCTGCATCCAGGTTGGTCTACTGATTATAAGTGGATGGGATTTGCATTGTGTGTTGTTTTTGCCATCCATGGAAACCGGAGTCTGTCTAGTCCTCGTTATCCTATTTATTGCCAACTGAGTGTAAACGGAGGACCATTTTGTTGGTGGCCAGTTGCTGGTTGCTCATTGGGATCCGATCAATCTGGGCCAGACCACCTTTGGTTATGCCATGTTCCTTGTCATTACTTCTTTTTCACTGAGTTGCACACTAggcttgaatttttatttctgGTCAACGAATCAATAGTGGAAGTGAAGAAGTCTGGGATCCGTATAGCATATGAGGAAGACGTGAAAGCTCTTATCAAGCAAACATATTCCAGGCAGAGCAGGGTTAGCATTTGTAAGGAGGTTTTGGAATTCCCCAATAGCGATTGTCAGAAAGCATCACCATCTGTATCACTATCAGAATTAGAATCAAAATCAGGTGGCATTGCCACCAAGCGAGGCCTTGAACGCTGTGATGATGGGGCACGATGTAGTGAAAATGGTTGTATTAATGAAGAAGAACCTCATCCAAAAAGATCAAAGCAACACTAG